The following is a genomic window from Plectropomus leopardus isolate mb unplaced genomic scaffold, YSFRI_Pleo_2.0 unplaced_scaffold1528, whole genome shotgun sequence.
ATATTTGGAACTTTTGCTATAGCAGTATTATTACTACCTTGCAATACTTCCTGTTTACACAAGTGATTGTTCTGATTGAACAGTGCGATAATTGTTTCCTAGCAATCAATTCACACTGGGTCTTCACAGCAAAGACAGTCTTTCAATCTCAATGCAACAAGCCATTTTTGTAATTGACTAGTTTGAAAGTAGCTTGTAGTTATTGAGAGCTCAGGACTCAGCTGGTTGCCGGTCCTGATCAACACACACATGTCCCTAAATTAGTCCGCACTTATCATTCAGGGTTCTATCACAAATATAGTGCATAGTACAAATCATGAGGCACTGGACTTACTGCAAATTTCAGAGGATTGGATTCCTCGAGTCCGGTGAACTGGAAATTTTTCAGGTCGGGGAAGTCCCCGGTGGCCCCGCTGCTCCTGGGTGCAAACCTCTTGTACTGCTTATGCTGGGTGTCAGGGTCCACGTGGAGGGCGTAGTCGCTCATGCTGTTGCACACACCATCCAGGAGCTCACTGAGGTGAGTCTCTGAGCGAGCCAGAGGTACCTGTCCACACAAccgagagagaggggggagacatGGAGAGCAGACGTTGAGCTGTTTGGTGATGTCCTGGGTTCTTGGATTTTTCAGATGACACTCCTTTTATTTCAGTCAAACACACGCCTCTGAAAGTTGGATAAACACGTAGATCAAGCTggaaatatgtccaaaaatattaaaaatacacttcAAATACAAGAGATGGCACCTGTGTCGCTGCCATGGCAACCAAATAACACAAACGGTTAACAAAAACTCTTTAGACAGTCCCCAGAGTGTGCTGCCCCGGTGTCAGCTGTGTTACACCACAGGGCTCTGTGGGGGTCAGCGAGGTGACCTCTTGTTTCCGCCGTGTTTTCTCCATCCTCACTAACAAACCTCACCCTCCAACTCTGACTTTTAACCTGCGCACATACCCT
Proteins encoded in this region:
- the LOC121964334 gene encoding protein canopy-1-like, which gives rise to MEKTRRKQEVTSLTPTEPCGECHLKNPRTQDITKQLNVCSPCLPPLSRLCGQVPLARSETHLSELLDGVCNSMSDYALHVDPDTQHKQYKRFAPRSSGATGDFPDLKNFQFTGLEESNPLKFAVSPVPHDLYYALYL